Proteins encoded in a region of the Haloarcula sp. CBA1129 genome:
- the cas5b gene encoding type I-B CRISPR-associated protein Cas5b, with amino-acid sequence MSQQSLDGWTADEGSDQPDHCLSFTVRGPWGHFRRIEGNIVKQTYRIIPRTTVAGLLAAVLGIERDGYYDLFAPDTSAVAIEPVRKIRTVNMPMNTLSTAAGNLQSLNGRGKISVKLPDPTTLRQQHNYEVLVNPAYRIDVALADDQWYTELRETLSAGESHYVPSLGLSEYLADIEYHGEFDIEDGPRNDTIEVDSAVPNAVDDIVLDPGTRCQIEESPAFMQADSGGRTTTGFTNYAYSPDAESLEVSNASAASVDGRTVVFV; translated from the coding sequence ATGTCCCAACAATCGCTGGACGGATGGACGGCTGACGAGGGCAGTGACCAGCCTGACCACTGTCTCTCGTTTACCGTTCGTGGCCCGTGGGGACACTTCCGACGGATCGAGGGCAATATCGTCAAACAGACCTATCGAATTATCCCCCGAACGACCGTTGCTGGGCTCCTCGCAGCCGTTCTTGGAATCGAACGCGATGGCTATTACGACCTGTTCGCACCCGATACCTCGGCAGTCGCCATTGAGCCTGTTCGTAAGATTCGAACGGTCAACATGCCGATGAATACACTCTCGACTGCTGCTGGAAACTTACAGTCACTCAATGGTCGCGGGAAAATCAGTGTAAAATTACCTGATCCGACGACCCTCCGACAGCAGCACAACTACGAGGTACTGGTCAACCCGGCCTACCGTATCGATGTCGCACTTGCGGACGATCAGTGGTATACCGAATTGCGTGAAACGCTGTCCGCAGGAGAATCCCACTACGTGCCAAGTCTCGGTCTCTCAGAGTACCTCGCGGATATCGAGTATCACGGAGAGTTCGATATTGAGGATGGCCCTCGGAACGATACTATCGAGGTCGATTCAGCCGTACCAAATGCGGTCGACGATATCGTTCTTGATCCAGGAACACGCTGCCAGATCGAAGAATCTCCGGCATTTATGCAAGCTGATTCGGGTGGTCGGACGACCACGGGCTTTACGAACTACGCCTACAGCCCGGACGCCGAGTCTCTTGAAGTTTCAAACGCGTCAGCTGCCAGTGTCGACGGTCGAACCGTGGTGTTCGTCTGA
- the cas2 gene encoding CRISPR-associated endonuclease Cas2 gives MYVVMVYDLEADRTQKALKIGRRYLTHVQNSVLEGEISEGDLSKLKNEIDDLLKPGESTIIYELSSDTLLNRTVYGDDPTEDQRFL, from the coding sequence ATGTATGTAGTAATGGTCTATGACTTGGAAGCTGACCGAACACAGAAAGCCCTCAAAATCGGTCGGCGGTATCTGACTCACGTACAGAACTCAGTCCTTGAGGGTGAGATTTCTGAGGGCGATCTCTCTAAGCTCAAAAACGAGATTGATGATCTGCTGAAACCAGGTGAATCAACAATCATCTACGAGCTGTCTTCTGATACACTGCTCAATCGGACAGTCTACGGCGACGACCCAACTGAGGATCAGCGGTTTCTATAG
- the cas6 gene encoding CRISPR-associated endoribonuclease Cas6, protein MAHLSARADAAYQNDYHHKLRGRLWDALEGTKYDQRHDDGEPPGFVYSNPFPPHDMQEGDDRKLLVASPDEGLLANVAADLLDQPELNIGEMPFHVDDVTSLSPDVGEPGTRGTIETGTGLLVRIPPWRCEEYGIDHPGGDTAVFWRPEHSMEPLRTQLEANLDQKHNRFAHDHLPGPSDVDGDLFDGYELIKTFAVPVTVTEGQEMTYVLSKWEFSYMVRDDHHRRHLNLALDCGLGERNSLGLGFVNITEKTRPGESELEGSDAFA, encoded by the coding sequence ATGGCCCATTTGTCGGCACGTGCGGATGCGGCTTATCAGAATGATTACCACCATAAGCTCCGTGGTCGGCTCTGGGACGCACTTGAGGGGACTAAGTACGACCAACGCCATGACGATGGCGAGCCGCCAGGATTTGTTTACTCGAATCCATTTCCACCCCACGATATGCAGGAGGGTGATGATCGTAAACTTCTGGTTGCCTCACCCGATGAAGGATTACTGGCCAACGTCGCCGCCGACTTACTTGACCAACCGGAACTGAACATCGGCGAAATGCCGTTCCACGTTGACGACGTTACGTCGCTATCGCCCGACGTCGGTGAACCGGGCACGCGCGGGACGATTGAAACCGGGACCGGCCTATTGGTTCGGATTCCACCGTGGCGATGCGAGGAGTATGGAATCGATCATCCCGGTGGCGACACCGCCGTCTTCTGGCGTCCGGAGCATTCGATGGAACCACTCCGTACGCAGTTGGAAGCAAACCTCGATCAGAAACACAACCGATTCGCCCACGATCACCTGCCGGGACCGAGCGACGTCGACGGCGACCTGTTCGACGGCTACGAACTCATCAAGACGTTCGCGGTCCCGGTGACCGTCACTGAAGGCCAAGAGATGACCTACGTCCTAAGCAAGTGGGAGTTCTCGTATATGGTTCGGGACGACCACCACCGCCGCCATCTCAACCTTGCATTGGATTGCGGACTCGGCGAGCGGAACTCGCTAGGGCTTGGGTTCGTGAATATCACAGAAAAAACGCGACCAGGTGAGAGCGAACTGGAGGGAAGCGATGCTTTCGCCTGA
- a CDS encoding CRISPR-associated protein Cas4: MTDTDPVDRLLATARGEPVDEPFRVTGVMMQYYHVCKRELWFESRDLEIDRENPTVVRGTRVDDTAYSDKRENLNLGMISLDLLDDGRVVEVKPSSTLTEPAEMQLSYYLWYLDRVADIERDGVLAHPRERSREPVELTDERAEEVEMAIRGIHNIVSQSSPPPAEEKPFCDSCAYHDFCWC; encoded by the coding sequence ATGACCGATACTGATCCAGTCGACCGCCTACTGGCAACCGCCCGCGGCGAGCCGGTTGACGAGCCGTTCCGCGTCACGGGCGTCATGATGCAGTACTACCATGTCTGCAAGCGCGAACTCTGGTTTGAGAGCCGGGACCTCGAAATCGACCGCGAGAATCCGACCGTCGTTCGCGGCACTCGCGTCGACGACACGGCCTACAGCGACAAACGGGAGAACCTCAACCTCGGAATGATCTCACTCGATCTGTTGGACGACGGTCGGGTCGTCGAGGTAAAACCCTCCTCGACGTTGACCGAGCCGGCTGAAATGCAACTGTCGTACTACCTCTGGTATCTCGACCGTGTGGCCGACATCGAGCGGGATGGCGTCTTGGCCCATCCCCGAGAGCGAAGTCGGGAACCAGTGGAACTCACCGATGAGCGGGCCGAAGAAGTCGAAATGGCGATTCGTGGAATTCACAATATCGTCAGCCAATCCTCGCCGCCGCCAGCGGAGGAAAAACCGTTCTGTGACTCGTGTGCGTATCACGACTTTTGTTGGTGTTAA
- a CDS encoding DUF5615 family PIN-like protein: MRILCDQNVPAKYIEAFDDADNITVTTVESVLQHDAADREIAAYAERHNWVVFTNDDDFFVVDGDHGLLLYDQLDDPVPGDVVTAIQRIAEAYHTQSEITESVPGNWV; this comes from the coding sequence ATGCGGATTCTTTGCGATCAGAACGTACCCGCGAAATACATTGAGGCGTTCGACGACGCTGACAACATTACTGTCACGACGGTCGAGAGCGTTCTGCAGCACGATGCTGCGGATAGAGAAATCGCAGCCTACGCTGAACGCCACAACTGGGTCGTGTTCACGAACGATGACGATTTCTTCGTAGTTGATGGCGACCACGGCCTGCTCCTGTATGACCAGCTGGATGATCCAGTGCCAGGCGACGTTGTCACCGCCATCCAGCGTATTGCAGAAGCATATCACACTCAATCAGAAATCACTGAATCAGTCCCTGGAAACTGGGTTTAG
- the cas1b gene encoding type I-B CRISPR-associated endonuclease Cas1b → MDRNYHVFSDGRLERSDDTLRLVPEDGDDKKYIPIENAEAFFLHGQIDFNTRLMSFLNDRTVALHVFGWEDYYSGSVMPKRGQTSGKTVVNQVRAYEDSQHRRQLAAAIVRGSIHNMRTNAVYYNGRDHDLDDVIEDLEAAAARVDEELPVDELLGTEATAKKAYYRSFNEILPREFQLTQREYNPPPNEINSLISFGNSLVYANCVSAIRATALDPTISYLHEPGERRYSLSLDLADLFKPVLADRVLFRLVNRNQISETDFETELGSCLLNESGRKTYTKEFEETLERTVEHPALNRKVSYQYLMRLEAYKLKKHLLTGEEYDPFQRWW, encoded by the coding sequence ATGGATCGGAACTACCACGTCTTTTCTGACGGTCGACTCGAACGTAGCGACGACACGCTTAGACTCGTTCCCGAGGATGGGGACGATAAAAAGTACATACCAATCGAGAACGCCGAGGCGTTCTTCCTGCACGGCCAGATCGACTTCAACACTCGATTGATGTCGTTCCTCAACGACCGAACAGTCGCACTCCACGTTTTCGGCTGGGAGGATTACTACTCGGGGTCGGTGATGCCGAAACGCGGACAAACCTCTGGGAAGACCGTCGTTAATCAGGTCCGGGCCTACGAAGACAGTCAGCACAGACGCCAACTCGCCGCGGCGATTGTGCGGGGCAGCATCCACAATATGCGGACGAACGCGGTCTACTACAACGGCCGCGATCACGATCTCGACGACGTAATTGAGGATCTGGAAGCTGCGGCCGCACGCGTTGATGAGGAGCTGCCGGTTGATGAGTTACTGGGAACTGAGGCCACCGCGAAAAAAGCGTACTACCGGAGCTTCAATGAAATCCTCCCGAGGGAGTTCCAGCTGACTCAGCGTGAGTACAACCCACCGCCCAACGAGATTAACAGCCTCATTTCCTTCGGCAATTCGCTGGTCTATGCGAACTGCGTCTCAGCGATTCGTGCTACGGCACTCGATCCGACGATCAGCTACCTACACGAACCGGGCGAACGGCGGTACTCGCTGTCGCTTGATCTCGCTGATCTATTCAAACCCGTTCTTGCCGACCGTGTTCTGTTCCGGCTGGTAAACCGAAACCAGATTTCGGAAACCGATTTCGAGACGGAACTCGGCTCGTGCCTGTTGAACGAATCCGGACGGAAGACGTATACAAAGGAGTTCGAAGAGACACTTGAGCGGACTGTCGAACACCCGGCGCTGAATCGGAAGGTTAGCTACCAGTATCTAATGCGGCTCGAAGCTTACAAGCTTAAGAAACACCTACTCACCGGCGAAGAATACGACCCGTTCCAACGGTGGTGGTAG
- the cas7b gene encoding type I-B CRISPR-associated protein Cas7/Csh2, whose protein sequence is MSDTPDTVTNRSEIVFLYDAVDANPNGNPLSGANRPRIDPQTQQAIVTDVRLKRYLRDQLDDDGHGVYIRNVHEDGDQYTRGELLEDRLKAVEPDNYDLDDDEEADEFRDDVFGEFLNESVDVRYFGATMSVDTDEVYAKHLPDHFTGPVQFSPGKSMHAVNENEEYDSLTSVIATQENKQQGGFDLDDHRIQYGLIRFHGLVDEHGAADTKLTETDVERLDTLCWRAIKNQTISRSKVGQEPRLYCRVEYADESFHLGGLDRDLELDDEHSKPDEELRTVRDLTLDVTGLVDRLDGASDRIDQVRVVASDVLQLTYDGELGGPAVLHDALEDALGADAVEKIDVYEEQTATLPNDETTA, encoded by the coding sequence ATGTCCGATACACCTGATACTGTGACGAACCGTTCAGAAATCGTCTTCCTGTACGACGCCGTCGATGCCAACCCGAACGGCAACCCGCTGTCCGGTGCTAACCGGCCGCGAATCGATCCACAAACCCAACAGGCAATCGTCACCGACGTTCGACTGAAGCGATATCTCCGCGACCAACTTGATGACGACGGGCACGGTGTCTACATCCGAAACGTGCACGAAGACGGTGACCAATACACGCGCGGTGAGCTCCTCGAAGATCGACTCAAAGCTGTCGAGCCCGACAACTACGATCTCGATGACGACGAGGAAGCCGACGAGTTCCGCGACGATGTGTTCGGCGAATTCCTGAACGAAAGCGTCGACGTGCGGTACTTTGGCGCGACGATGTCAGTGGATACTGACGAGGTGTATGCCAAACACCTACCCGATCACTTCACTGGCCCTGTCCAGTTTTCACCCGGCAAATCGATGCACGCCGTCAACGAAAACGAAGAGTACGATAGCCTGACGAGCGTGATCGCCACACAGGAGAACAAACAGCAGGGAGGATTCGATCTCGACGACCATCGGATTCAGTACGGGCTGATCCGGTTCCACGGGCTCGTTGACGAACACGGTGCGGCGGACACAAAACTCACCGAAACGGATGTCGAACGGCTTGACACGCTCTGTTGGCGCGCGATCAAGAACCAAACTATCAGTCGGAGCAAAGTCGGGCAGGAACCGCGGCTCTACTGCCGTGTTGAGTACGCTGACGAGAGTTTCCACCTCGGCGGTCTCGACCGAGATCTCGAACTCGACGACGAGCATTCGAAGCCCGATGAGGAGCTCCGAACGGTTCGTGACCTCACGCTTGACGTGACAGGGCTTGTGGACCGACTCGATGGGGCGAGTGACAGAATCGACCAAGTTCGGGTTGTTGCTAGCGACGTGTTGCAACTCACCTACGATGGCGAACTTGGTGGGCCAGCGGTACTTCACGACGCCCTCGAAGACGCACTCGGAGCGGATGCTGTCGAAAAAATCGATGTTTACGAGGAACAGACTGCGACACTCCCGAATGACGAGACCACGGCGTAA
- the cas8b gene encoding type I-B CRISPR-associated protein Cas8b/Csh1: MLSPDEFREKYPAEDLEAELPDSPIGSLRDLQYLYGKLYTLATTGGGEYAPYLTPDAAGDLIDTDNSLIVVRIDVSGDKPQLAADLDPVLVTRYTDDLVQQVGHCKYAAAAGIDHSVTHQAGRNSDPEKLARYAKERLTKWAVDEVVTEAADNHSDGWIIERLAEVGEDESALETIEERITQKLGGESATSLLTVQVKTESDGGYQWPGDLDVFNEAMRQRKLSKLVTKNKANDSSGDATDLVTGLPARTVGTSEDPQNYFLGKQLEKFPGLDIEEAWRSHPISEDAAITVMNAETFVEACTYRTFGAKVYYLPYVFGRLAADKVHRLYELLYQAVEEEETTPIENAYKRERDKTIEEQDFRFYVSAVMPHQMSRYDVFGETLNGRLHYPKQLAITHNQFVETVSAFDRDHYTDWTAPLPTNQNWGLLETNDEQLHAVSTGWYFRQTFAERDDDEADADDPRIEALVSVLSGQPIAVDVLLEEYVSRIIDDEGDDEEYEGFPSFLVASQFAQLCVLADEDLNLLQTADPSKDQITQQPSYDTSIMPSLDEIPIADGGHPAAPKLESFIDETPALSPGHDDDPDSMTSQRRGAFLLGALVGDIGSYQEYSEDRSTTLVDQYPVKSITRSRIKKVTQETIAKTLTYTRQEKKQQGNYPGTKADHIVDRLRDTILNPDPEDWEIETDDLRFYYALGVTYGMNDHPWNRDETDANESTTEENL; this comes from the coding sequence ATGCTTTCGCCTGACGAGTTCCGAGAGAAGTACCCGGCCGAGGATTTGGAAGCCGAACTACCGGATTCGCCAATCGGATCGCTCCGCGATCTCCAGTACCTCTACGGGAAGCTCTACACGCTCGCCACAACAGGTGGCGGTGAGTATGCTCCGTATCTCACACCCGACGCGGCTGGTGATCTCATTGACACCGATAATAGCCTAATCGTGGTCAGAATAGACGTGTCGGGTGACAAGCCACAGCTGGCTGCTGATCTTGATCCAGTGCTGGTGACAAGATACACTGATGACCTGGTGCAACAGGTTGGCCACTGCAAATATGCGGCAGCAGCCGGGATTGACCACAGCGTTACCCACCAAGCTGGGCGAAATAGCGATCCCGAAAAGCTGGCACGCTACGCTAAAGAACGGCTTACGAAGTGGGCTGTCGATGAAGTCGTGACAGAAGCAGCCGACAACCATTCCGATGGCTGGATCATTGAACGACTAGCCGAAGTCGGTGAGGACGAGAGTGCACTCGAAACAATTGAGGAGAGGATCACGCAGAAGCTCGGCGGCGAATCAGCTACATCGCTGTTAACGGTTCAAGTGAAAACTGAGTCAGACGGCGGCTACCAATGGCCCGGCGATCTCGACGTGTTCAACGAAGCGATGCGCCAGCGGAAGCTCTCGAAGCTCGTTACAAAAAACAAAGCCAACGATTCATCAGGAGACGCAACCGATCTCGTTACGGGACTCCCTGCCCGAACAGTTGGAACGTCCGAAGATCCGCAAAACTACTTCCTCGGCAAACAGCTCGAAAAGTTCCCCGGACTCGACATCGAAGAAGCGTGGCGTTCACATCCGATTTCGGAGGATGCCGCGATCACCGTGATGAACGCCGAGACGTTCGTCGAAGCTTGTACTTACCGGACGTTTGGCGCGAAGGTGTACTACCTGCCATACGTATTCGGCCGGTTGGCAGCTGACAAAGTCCATCGGCTGTACGAACTGCTCTATCAGGCTGTTGAGGAGGAAGAAACAACCCCAATCGAAAACGCGTACAAAAGAGAACGTGACAAAACTATCGAAGAACAGGACTTCCGCTTCTACGTCTCGGCTGTGATGCCACATCAGATGTCACGGTACGATGTCTTTGGCGAGACGCTGAACGGCCGACTCCACTACCCGAAGCAACTCGCAATTACACATAATCAGTTCGTAGAGACCGTCTCAGCGTTCGACAGAGACCACTATACTGACTGGACGGCTCCCCTACCGACCAATCAGAACTGGGGGCTACTCGAAACAAATGACGAACAATTGCACGCAGTCTCGACTGGCTGGTATTTCAGACAGACCTTCGCTGAACGCGATGATGACGAAGCTGACGCTGACGATCCGCGCATCGAAGCCCTCGTTAGTGTGTTGAGTGGCCAACCAATTGCCGTTGATGTCCTGCTTGAAGAGTATGTGAGCCGGATAATTGACGACGAAGGCGATGATGAAGAATACGAGGGATTCCCGTCGTTCCTCGTAGCAAGCCAGTTTGCCCAACTGTGCGTACTTGCAGACGAAGATCTCAACCTGTTGCAGACAGCAGATCCATCAAAAGACCAGATTACACAGCAACCCAGCTATGACACCAGCATCATGCCATCACTAGATGAGATTCCAATTGCGGACGGGGGCCACCCTGCCGCACCGAAACTCGAATCGTTCATTGATGAAACACCTGCACTGTCGCCAGGCCACGACGATGATCCGGATTCCATGACGAGCCAACGCCGCGGGGCGTTCCTGCTTGGTGCGCTTGTCGGTGATATTGGAAGCTATCAGGAGTACAGCGAGGATCGCTCGACGACGCTGGTCGACCAGTACCCGGTCAAGTCGATCACCCGATCACGGATCAAGAAGGTGACACAGGAAACCATCGCCAAGACGCTGACATACACGCGCCAGGAAAAAAAACAGCAGGGGAACTATCCCGGAACAAAGGCAGATCACATCGTTGACCGCCTTCGCGATACGATCCTCAATCCCGATCCCGAGGATTGGGAAATTGAGACCGACGACCTCCGTTTCTACTACGCCCTTGGCGTGACGTACGGGATGAATGATCACCCGTGGAACCGGGACGAAACCGATGCTAACGAATCCACAACCGAGGAGAACCTCTAA
- a CDS encoding CRISPR-associated endonuclease Cas3'' — protein MPVRYSHPPEDGYEGVHLREHLDDVARRVNEIVPDRATTPGGESLQGVVETLAYVHDFGKATTFFQEYLRHDTEPEYKPCRYHAPIGSFAAYYALDAQGFETETCLAGFVAVAKHHGRLPDVTQYIYDRAYNSENSTSGAQTNAEQQQAAIAMQLNDIEEHAPELAADLFEEATDSDGSWDGFRHSYKELLDEIVAAVATESGTTINRESLSESCYGLILEIWGSLVLADKTSAASRSVDVGSGSTYEAEAPSMQVLDEYVNDLEAASPADPDGSRTERLNHYRSRARSAVIENAEKFAEEGGGVATLTLPTGMGKTLSGLSAAQTIRDELGGERVVYALPFTSIIDQVVDEIEEIYETDTLGRLLTAHHHLSDIKIVDEDDVDADKADKNDDVAGMLAESWRAGLTVTTFVQLFESLAGPANKQSMKLPALRDSVVILDEPQSLPLDWWKLVPRLVTILTEQYNATVIAMTATQPQLFDEASERVEDVTELVDDPDVYFEATERVQYELDASAERYIETQSEPKAYADAGDELLRAVDAGASTLAVCNTIDSARALFDELTGSRRSLLSVGDIYDDALDAVDTTADIDPEALATRIKNRSDASLLHLSTRLRPLDRLKLIETAKELTDDEHGLITVSTQLIEAGVDISFDRVYRDLAPIDSIVQAAGRCNRSFEREQGRVVIWWLDVPDEQEKTPAEAVYNRGATLLPVAAETLDSVREADTPLSETAVARTAVTEYYRRLHTDKNVGKQEYVEYVDDLRGDELSELSLIDQRNAVDIIICRTDTERKKVEKVRKAWKQYKFDRVRRLMDELKELRVSIPIYHGESEKKGKLGQLNQVHSDTDVLCLDVREHGLSQYFDQNTGFVIPDSTAERRII, from the coding sequence ATGCCCGTTCGGTACTCCCATCCACCCGAAGACGGCTATGAGGGAGTCCATCTCCGTGAGCATCTGGATGATGTTGCCCGACGGGTCAACGAAATCGTTCCCGACCGGGCGACGACCCCTGGAGGCGAGTCACTACAGGGGGTCGTTGAGACGCTTGCTTATGTTCACGACTTCGGGAAAGCGACGACGTTCTTTCAGGAATACCTTCGACACGACACTGAGCCAGAGTACAAGCCGTGTCGGTACCATGCTCCAATCGGCTCGTTCGCAGCGTATTATGCCCTCGATGCACAAGGGTTTGAAACTGAGACCTGTCTGGCCGGCTTTGTCGCGGTTGCCAAACACCACGGTCGGCTTCCGGATGTGACTCAGTACATCTACGACCGTGCGTACAACTCAGAGAACTCGACGAGTGGAGCCCAGACCAACGCTGAACAGCAACAGGCAGCAATCGCCATGCAGCTGAACGACATCGAGGAACACGCCCCCGAGCTTGCGGCCGATCTATTCGAGGAGGCAACTGATAGCGATGGGTCGTGGGATGGATTTCGGCATTCGTACAAAGAGCTTCTTGATGAGATTGTCGCTGCTGTTGCCACGGAAAGTGGGACGACAATCAATCGTGAGTCGTTATCAGAGTCCTGTTACGGCCTTATCCTCGAAATCTGGGGCTCGCTTGTGCTTGCAGATAAGACGAGTGCAGCAAGCCGGAGTGTGGATGTTGGCTCGGGTTCCACCTACGAAGCAGAAGCGCCGTCGATGCAGGTATTGGACGAGTACGTCAATGATCTCGAAGCGGCCTCACCTGCTGATCCGGACGGCTCCAGAACGGAGCGACTGAACCACTATCGATCACGGGCGCGGTCAGCTGTCATAGAGAACGCGGAGAAATTTGCTGAGGAGGGCGGCGGCGTAGCAACGCTCACGCTGCCAACTGGTATGGGCAAAACGCTCTCCGGGCTGTCGGCCGCACAGACGATTCGTGACGAACTCGGTGGCGAGCGTGTTGTCTACGCGTTGCCGTTTACCAGTATCATCGATCAGGTCGTCGATGAAATCGAAGAAATCTACGAGACCGATACACTCGGTCGGCTACTGACAGCTCATCACCATCTTTCGGATATCAAAATCGTCGATGAAGACGACGTAGACGCTGACAAGGCAGACAAGAACGATGACGTGGCCGGGATGCTCGCCGAAAGTTGGCGTGCAGGACTCACCGTGACGACGTTCGTGCAGTTGTTCGAAAGCCTTGCTGGCCCAGCTAACAAGCAGTCGATGAAGCTTCCCGCACTCCGTGACAGCGTTGTGATCCTCGATGAGCCACAGAGCTTACCACTTGATTGGTGGAAGCTTGTACCCCGCCTCGTTACAATTCTGACCGAGCAGTACAACGCGACAGTTATCGCTATGACCGCCACTCAGCCACAGTTGTTCGATGAGGCGAGCGAGCGAGTAGAGGACGTGACCGAACTGGTCGATGATCCGGATGTTTACTTCGAGGCGACTGAACGTGTCCAATACGAACTTGATGCGTCGGCCGAACGATATATCGAAACTCAATCGGAGCCGAAAGCATACGCCGACGCAGGAGACGAACTGCTCAGGGCGGTCGATGCTGGAGCATCAACGCTTGCGGTCTGCAACACAATCGACAGTGCACGCGCCCTCTTTGATGAGCTTACTGGTTCCCGACGTTCGCTTCTGAGTGTTGGAGATATCTATGACGACGCACTCGATGCTGTCGACACCACAGCGGACATCGATCCGGAGGCACTCGCTACTCGCATCAAAAACCGAAGCGACGCATCGTTACTCCATCTCTCGACACGACTTCGTCCGCTAGATAGACTCAAACTCATCGAAACTGCGAAAGAACTCACTGACGACGAACACGGTCTCATCACGGTCTCGACACAACTTATTGAGGCCGGTGTGGATATCAGCTTCGACCGCGTTTACCGTGATCTGGCACCAATCGACAGTATCGTCCAAGCGGCCGGTCGCTGTAATCGGTCGTTTGAACGAGAACAAGGGCGGGTAGTCATCTGGTGGCTTGATGTTCCGGACGAACAAGAAAAAACGCCCGCAGAAGCAGTCTATAATCGCGGAGCGACACTGCTTCCGGTTGCAGCCGAAACACTTGATTCTGTCCGTGAAGCTGATACACCGCTTTCCGAGACAGCTGTTGCCCGAACGGCGGTCACGGAATATTATCGGCGATTACACACCGATAAGAACGTCGGTAAACAGGAATACGTCGAGTATGTCGACGATTTACGTGGTGATGAACTGAGCGAACTATCATTGATCGATCAGCGCAACGCAGTGGACATCATTATTTGTCGAACCGATACCGAACGGAAGAAGGTAGAGAAAGTACGCAAGGCATGGAAGCAGTACAAGTTTGACCGCGTTCGTCGGCTGATGGATGAACTCAAAGAGCTGCGTGTGTCGATCCCGATTTACCACGGTGAGTCGGAGAAGAAAGGAAAACTCGGACAGCTGAATCAGGTTCACTCGGATACGGATGTACTGTGTCTCGATGTTCGCGAACACGGATTGAGCCAGTATTTTGACCAGAATACTGGATTCGTTATTCCGGACAGCACCGCGGAGAGGCGAATCATATGA
- a CDS encoding DUF433 domain-containing protein, whose product MSSTVQIVKTPDILHGKPRVEGTRVGVLQVGELVRQRQWSISEVADQLGLDDAQVRAATEYYDEHPELMDTLRAQKEARKRSVTQQSQAE is encoded by the coding sequence ATGAGTTCGACGGTCCAGATTGTGAAAACGCCAGATATCCTCCACGGAAAGCCCCGAGTTGAGGGAACACGGGTTGGCGTCCTCCAAGTGGGGGAACTAGTCCGACAGCGTCAGTGGAGCATCTCTGAGGTCGCCGACCAACTGGGTCTTGATGATGCACAAGTTCGTGCTGCGACCGAGTACTACGATGAGCATCCGGAATTAATGGACACGCTTCGTGCACAGAAAGAAGCACGAAAGCGATCGGTCACGCAGCAGAGTCAAGCCGAATAA